cgggggggggggggcacctcaTAATCCCTGGGGACCCCAATAtatgggtggggggcacccaaTAACCCCCTGGGGGCACCCCATGACCCCCGGGGACACCGACATatgggtgggggggtcccataACTCACTGATACCCCCCGGGGCACCCCGACACCCAGTCTgacccccccctttcccccccccaggCTGCGGGATGCAGGGGGGGCCTCGCCTggagcccccccccggcccctcctgGCCCTGGGCCGTCAGCCTGCGGCTGGGGGGGCGGCACCGCTGCGGGGGGGCGCTGGTGGCCGAGAGCTGGGTGCTGACGGCCGCGCACTGCTTCATCGGGTGAGCGGGGGACCCCCAACTGCCCCCGGGACCCCCAAatacctccccctgccccaaatacccccccgggacccccaaataccccccctgtgccccacagcacccGCCGGgacccccatctccccccccctgtgccccacagcaccccctgggacccccaaatACCCCTCCCCGTGCCCCATAGCACCCCCCGGGACCCCAaactgccccccctgccccaaatacccccccgggacccccaaataccccccctgtgccccacagcaccccccgggacccccatctccccccccctgtgccccacagcaccccccgggacccccatctccccccccctgtgccccacagcaccccctgtgccccccatcttccccccccgtgccccacagcaccccctgtgccccctatccccccccccgccccacagcaccccctgtgccccccatcttcccccccccgtgccccacagcaccccctgtgccccccatcttcccccccccgtgccccacagcaccccctgtgccccctatccccccccccgccccacagcaccccctgtgccccccatcttcccccccccgtgccccacagcaccccctgtgccccccatctcccccccccgTGCCCCATAGCACCCCCAGACCCatcccggggggggggctgttccccatcccagctgggggtgcggggggggggggtccctgggggctgcCTGTCCCAGGACCCAGGCGTGCGGCCGCAGGCAGCAGGACCCCGCGGCCTGGGAGGTGGTGGCATCGGGGGACACGCGGCGTCGGGGCGCCCGCCTGCACCTGCACGGGGCCTACGTGGAgccggggggcggccgggaccTGGCGCTGCTGCGGCTGGAGCCCCCCCTGGccccgggcccggggctgcggcccCTCTGCTTGCCCTACGGCCAGCACCAGCGGCCCCCCGGCACCCGCTGCTGGGCGCTGCTGGCCCCCAACGGTGAGCGCCGCGGGGCGGCCCTGCTGGCCCCAGACTGCTGGCCCCACTGTCCTTAGTGTCCCCATCGtccctggtgtccccatccctggtgtcCTCATCCCTGCTGTCCTCCTTGTCCTTAGTGTCCCCATcatccctggtgtccccatcatccctggtgtccccatccctggtgtccccatccctgctgtcCTCCTTGTCCTTAGTGTCCCCATTGTCCCTGGTGTCCCCACTGTCCTTAGTGTCCCCATCtctggtgtccccatccctggtgtcCCCCTTGTCCTTAGTGTCCCCAtcatccctgctgtccccaccatccctgTTATCTccatccctggtgtccccatTGTCCCTGCTGTCCCACCACGTCCCCACCATCCGTGTCCCCATCCTCCCCCACGTCCCCATCTGCACTGTCCCCAACCCCGCtctccccatgccccccccccaggctcgTCCATCCCCGAGGAGCTGCTCAGCCTCGAGGTGACACCCTCTGAGTCCTgcgggacacggggggacatcaggggggatgtgggggtcccACCCCCCCGCGACAGCTTCTGCATCACCATCCCTGAGGGCACCAGCGCCTGCCAGGTCAGCGGGGACGGGGGgaccccatgtccccacgtccctCCCAGGGTCCCCACGTCCCTTCTGGGTCCTCTGGGTTCCCTTTGGGGTCCCTCGGGGTCCCCACATCCCTCCTGGGGTCCTCTGTGTCCCCTTTGGGGTCCCTTGGTGTCCTGAGTCCCTcctggggtccccatgtccctcctggGGTCCCCTGGGGGGTCCCTGTGTCCCTGTTGGGGTCCCCACATCCCTTTTTGGGTCCCATGGGGGTTGCTGGGTCACTTTTGGGGTTCCTTGgcatccccatgtccctcctGGGGTCCGTGGGTCCCTTTTTGGGGCATCTCAGGTCCTTTTTGGGGTATCCAAGGTCCCTTTGGGGTGTCTGGGGTCCTTTTCAAGGGCTTGGGGATCCTTTTTGGGGTGTCTGGGGTCCCTTTTGgggttttgaagggtttttttggggtcCCAGAGGTTTCTTccagtggggttttggggtgtcccccagTGCTGGGCTGACGGTGACACCCCACAGCCGGACGGGGGGTCCCCCCTAGCCTGCGAGGAGCGGGGGGTCTGGTTCCTGTTGGGGACGGCCAGCGTGGGGGGCTGCGCCCAGGGGGGGCCCCCCCTCTTCACCGCCACCTCCCACTACGAACGCTGGGTCGCTGGCATCACCCGTGAGGCCTATTTCGCCgagacccccccggacccccgcgaggaggaggaggagttcaCGGAGGACCCCAAAACCACCGAGAACCCCGAGATCCAGGGGCACCCCAATGCCACGGAGCACCCCAGTGCCCGGGAGCGCCCCGAAACCACCGTGAACCCCGAGATCCTGGGGCGCCCCAATGCCACGGAGCACCCCGGTGCCCGGGAGCGCCCCGAAACCACCGAAACCCCCGAGTTCCGGGGCAACCCCGAGCCCGTGGAGGACCCCGGTGTCAGCGGGGAGCTCTGAAAGCAAGGCCAGATCCCCCGGGACCCCGATGCCTGGGGGCACCCCAAATCCTGGGAGGACCCAGACGTCCGGGAGGGGTCAGGCAAGGCCCGAGCCCCactttggggtggggaggggctggggggggtggggagggggagggggcagagcaaTAAAGTGGTGGTGGTCTGCAGTGTCCCCCGTCTCTTTCTGGGGGTCTCGCCCCCATCTGTGGCACActtggggggtccccagcccaACTCAGGGCACACTTGGGGTCCCCAGCCCCATTTTGGGGTCACGCCCCGCAGAAAACCAAAATCCACCCAAAACCACTCCAAAACAACCCAAATTTAATCACGGGGAGGGAAACAGGGTCCAGactccccccgctccccccccccaggacaACCCCATCACCCATCGGCCTCAGCACCCCCGGGGGAGCGGTGTCGGGGAGCGGCGGGTCGGTGCCGGGGGGGCTGGGACCACCGGCGCTGCCCCCCCACTGCCTGTGCGGGGTGACACCGCGCCGGGGAGGACTTGGGGACCGTCCGGCGGGTGCTTGGGGGAGCGCGGGACGGCGGCACTGGGGAGGACTCCAACACCGTCACCTCCGGCTGTCCAGCGTGGGGGGAGGCTGAAGAGGACTCGCACCCCGTTTCCCGTGGGTTGGGGTGTACCGGGGACACCCCTGGTGCCGATAATGCCATCTGGGGTGACGGGGAGGACTCCAACACCGTCACCGGTGTGTTCAGGTGTCCCGGAGGCGCCTGTAGCACCGACAACGCGGCTTGGGGTGTTGAGGGGGACCCCAACACCATCTCCATGGCGTCCAGGCGTCCCATAGACACCTCCACCACCTGTAACGTGGCCGGCAGTGCCGAAGAGTCCTCCTGCATCATCTCCATCGCGTTTCGGTGTCCCGGAGGTCCCTTATCCACCTGTAACGTTGTTGGTGGCACCGCGGGGTCCTCCAACACCGCCTCTATCCCATCCGGGTGTCCCACAGGCTTCTCCTCCGCCTGTAACATCGGTGGTGGTGCCGAAGAGTCCTCCAACACCGCCTCCGTTGTGTCTGGGTGTTGTACAGACACCTCCGCCGCCTGTAGCGAGGTCGGTGGTGCCGTAGTGTCCTCCGACACCATCTCCGCTGTGTCCAGGTGTCCCGCGGGCTTCTCCCCTTGTAACGCCGGCGGTGCCGAGGCGTCCTCCGACGCCAGCTCCATCCCGTCCGCTTGTCCCACAGACACCTCCACCGCCTGTAGCGCGGCTGGCGAGTCCTCCGACACCGTCTCCACGGCGTCTGGCTGCGCCGGCGCTCCCTCGTCCGCCTGTAGGTCGCCGGTGCCCGGGGGGTGCAGGCGCTGGTGGCCCAGGAGCTGGCGGCGCAGGCGGAACGCCTTGGGGCAGAGCCCGCAGCGGTGCCGGCAGCGCTCGGCGTGGGTGCGCCGGTGGTTCTTCAGGGCCATCAGGTTGTAGAAGGCCTTGTGACAGGCGGTGCAGCGGAAGAGGCCGGTGGTGTGGGTCTGCCGGTGGTTGACCAGGCTGCCGGCGTGCTTGTAGCTGCGGCCGCACACCTCGCAGCGGAAGGGCCGTGCCGCCGCCTGGCGccgccgctcctcctcctcctcgtcctcgcCGGCACAGGCATCGCACGCCGgttccccgcccgccgccgccggcaccgccgccgccgggggTCCCGCCTTGCAGCGGGGGTGGTTGCGCAGGTGGTTGCGGTACGCGGCGAGGTTGGGGTAGCGCCGGGCGCAGACGGCGCAGGGGAAGACGCCGGTCTGGTGGGTTTGCCGGTGGTTGACCAGGCTGCCGCCGTGGCGGTAGGTTTTCCCGCAGACGCTACAGGCGTAGGGTCGCCGCTCGCCCCCCGCCACGTCGGCCAGGGCGGCCGCCTCCTCGGCGCGGTGGCTCCGGCTGTGCTCCCGCAGGCTCTCCAGGCCGGCAAAGGGCTGCCCGCAGTAGCCGCAGATGTGCCACAACTCgtcgcccgccgcctccccccaaCACCCCTCCGGCACCGCcaccggcgccgccgccgccgccgcgtgCTCCTGCCGGTGGTGCCGCGCCAGGTCGGCCTCGCCGGGGAAGATGCCGCcgcacaggctgcagaggaagggccgctcttcctcctcctcctcctcctcgccctcgCCCGCGACACCCCGCGGCCGCCGGTGCCGGCGGAAATGCGCCTGCAGCGCCGGGAGGCCGCCGAACTCCTTGGGGCACAGCGAGCACTGGTAGatgccgggcggcggcggcggcgcgggcggggcggcggcgcagCCGTTGCGGCGGGGGTGGtggcggtgccgccgccgccggtgtCCCCGCAGGTGTCCCTTCAGCGCGCCCAGGTTGGAGAAGCGCTTGGCGCAGAGGCTGCAGCCGAAATCGCCCGTCTGGTGCGTCTGCTTGTGGTTGATGAGGCTGCCCGAGTGGCGGTAGCTCTTCCCGCACACCTCGCAGCGGTACACccgctcggcggcggcggcggtcgTGGCGTCACCCGCGcggcgcggcgccgcccgccgTCCCCGCCGGTGCCCCCGCGCGTGGGTGCGCAGCGCCATCAGGTTGGGGAAGTGCTTGGGGCAGAGCGAGCAGGCGAAGACGCCGGTGCGGTGGGTGTGCCGGTGGTTGGCCAGGCTGCCCCGGTGCCGGTACCGCCGGCCGCACTCCCCGCAGCCGTACAGCCGCCCCGGCGAGGCCGCGTGGGCGCCGCCGCTGTCCCGGGGGTCGGCCTGCGCGCGGCGGTGGGCGCGGCGGTGGCTGCTGAGGGCCGCCAGGTTGAAGAGCTGTTTGCCGCAGGCGCCGCAGCCGTAGACGCCGGTCTGGTGGCTGCGGCGGTGGTTGACGAGGCTCCCCGCGTGCCGGTAGCTCCGCCCGCACTCCCCGCACCGGAACCGCCGCTCGGGGGACGGCACCGGCGACGCCGCCATggcggtggggggggtgtgtgtgggggggggtctCTTGGCGTCCCACAATGCACCGCGGTCCGaacggcgcgggggggggggcggaactGGAAGACAAAGGGTTAAAGTGAGCAGAGGGACCCCAAAACCCGCCAGTTTTTCCCCACAAAacgcggcgccccccgcccgcccccgccgcttTGGGGgaggccccccccacccccgacccCGCACCGGCACCTCCTTTTGTTGCGGGGAGACCGGAAGCgccccctggccccgccccttccgtttcccctccccaccctccggAAGCCCCGCCCCCCTCGCGGCCACGCCCATCCCGCttccgccccgcccccccccgcggtcCTAGCGCCCGCCGCGCCCCAGCGGAGCCCCCCAGGTAAGGACGggcccccctctgccccccccccgccttttccCCGACCCCCCCCCGacctcgccccccctccccggtcccATGGTGCATTGCAgcgccccccccatccccccccatcGCACGGCCCGTCCCGGGGTGCATTGCGGCCCCCCCGCATTGCACGGGGCCCCCCCGCACGCCCCCCattgccccccccaccccggggtgcgTTATagaccccccccccgcacccccttcCCATGGTGCACTGCGCGCCCCTCCCCCCACGTGCCACCATCTTGCTGCCCgacaaaaggggggggggtgtcgctCCCCCCCCACCTGGGTGCAGCCTCCCGAGTGCAAAATGGGGTAAAACGGCTCCAAATCAGTGTGAAAGGAGAGTGGGGCGGGGGATGGGGCgaggggggacacccccccccgggggctgccaTCCCCCTCCCCTGACATGGTGTTGTGTCCGCAGGGGCCATGGAGGAGCGTCGGGAGGGTCCGGGCGGGGACGTCGGTGGTGGCACCCACGGGGACATCGGTGGCACCCCTGGGGACGTCGGTGGCACCCCTGGGGACACCCGTAGCGGCACCCGTGGTGACATCGGTGGTGGCACCCACGGGGACGTTGGTGGTGGCACCCCTGGGGACATCCCCAGTGACACCCGTGGCCGTAACGGCACCCGCGGGGACCTCCAAGGTGTGGCCCTTG
The Strix uralensis isolate ZFMK-TIS-50842 unplaced genomic scaffold, bStrUra1 scaffold_220, whole genome shotgun sequence DNA segment above includes these coding regions:
- the ZNF646 gene encoding zinc finger protein 646, producing the protein MAASPVPSPERRFRCGECGRSYRHAGSLVNHRRSHQTGVYGCGACGKQLFNLAALSSHRRAHRRAQADPRDSGGAHAASPGRLYGCGECGRRYRHRGSLANHRHTHRTGVFACSLCPKHFPNLMALRTHARGHRRGRRAAPRRAGDATTAAAAERVYRCEVCGKSYRHSGSLINHKQTHQTGDFGCSLCAKRFSNLGALKGHLRGHRRRRHRHHPRRNGCAAAPPAPPPPPGIYQCSLCPKEFGGLPALQAHFRRHRRPRGVAGEGEEEEEEEERPFLCSLCGGIFPGEADLARHHRQEHAAAAAAPVAVPEGCWGEAAGDELWHICGYCGQPFAGLESLREHSRSHRAEEAAALADVAGGERRPYACSVCGKTYRHGGSLVNHRQTHQTGVFPCAVCARRYPNLAAYRNHLRNHPRCKAGPPAAAVPAAAGGEPACDACAGEDEEEEERRRQAAARPFRCEVCGRSYKHAGSLVNHRQTHTTGLFRCTACHKAFYNLMALKNHRRTHAERCRHRCGLCPKAFRLRRQLLGHQRLHPPGTGDLQADEGAPAQPDAVETVSEDSPAALQAVEVSVGQADGMELASEDASAPPALQGEKPAGHLDTAEMVSEDTTAPPTSLQAAEVSVQHPDTTEAVLEDSSAPPPMLQAEEKPVGHPDGIEAVLEDPAVPPTTLQVDKGPPGHRNAMEMMQEDSSALPATLQVVEVSMGRLDAMEMVLGSPSTPQAALSVLQAPPGHLNTPVTVLESSPSPQMALSAPGVSPVHPNPRETGCESSSASPHAGQPEVTVLESSPVPPSRAPPSTRRTVPKSSPARCHPAQAVGGQRRWSQPPRHRPAAPRHRSPGGAEADG